A region of the Neomicrococcus lactis genome:
ATTTCAATGAGCTGGGCCGACGCGAAGCGAAGCTTCGAGGCGAGCTGCATGTTGAACTTGCGTCCGTACGCGAGTCCCGGTGCGGCGTCAGGGGTGAGGACCACAATGGACTCGCCAAACATGAGGCCGTTCTTGGTGCCGCCGAGGGAGATGGCATCCAGGCCCACGTCCGTGGTGAACTCCTTGAAGCCCAGTCCAAGCGCTGCGGCGGCGTTGGAGAGACGCGCGCCGTCGGCGTAGACCTTCATGCCCTTAGAGTGTGCGTGATCGGTGATCGCCTTGATCTCATCCGGCGTGTACAGCGTGCCGACTTCGGTGGACTGCGTCAGCTCCACCACGAGCGGCTGAGAACGATGCTCGTCGCCCCAACCCCACGCTTCTTTGTCAATGAACTCGGGAGTGAGCTTTCCATCCGGCGTTTCGATCGGCAGGAGCTTGAAGCCGCCGACCTTCTCCGGAGCGCCACCCTCATCCACGTGGATGTGGGAGTTGGTGGTGCAAATGACTGCTCCCCAACGAGGCAACATGGCCTGAAGTGCGGTGACATTGGCTCCCGTGCCGTTGAAGACGGTGAAGACCTCGGCCTGCTCGCCGAAGTGACCCTTGATGATCTCTTCAAAGCGATGCGTGTACGGGTCGGCGCCGTAAGCGGACACGTGACCGCCATTCGCTCGGGACAATGCCTCGAGGATTTGTGGGTGCACGCCTGAATAGTTGTCAGAAGCGAACGAACGGTAATTTACGTCGTGGAGCACAGATTCAATCACAGTTTCAGAGTGTGTCATATTCCCAGTCATGGTTGGAAAGCGAAGCGTGGGGTGGGGACGGCAGGAGCTTAGAGCGCGTGCTCTACCGAGCTAGCGCCCGTCATGCCTTCCGTGGACTCGATGACGTCAACGAGCTTCTTGCTCAATGCTTCGTAGAACATCGAGAGCGGGAATTCGTCGTCGAGAACCTGGTCCGTCATGAGGCCTGGAGCGCCCGTGGTCTCGAGTGCGTCAGCGCCCTTGGCCCAGACAGATGCTGGGTGTGGAGCCAACGTTGCCGAGATGAGCTCGTAGGCAGCAAGCCAGTGCACAATCTTCGGACGGTCAATCGAGCGCCAGTAAAGATCGTGAATGCGCTCGCCCAGAGCGTTGATGACCTCAGGAACACGTGCCCACTCGAAGTCCAGGGTGGTGTCCGTCCAGTGGAGAACGCCGTGTTGGTGCATCCATGCGAAGAGCAACTGGCCGCCGAGGGCGTCGTAGTTGCGGACGCGCTTGCCGGTGAGAGCGAATCGGAAGATGCGGTCAAAGATGATCGCGTACTGAGCCAAACGTGCACGCTTGCGCACTTCTTCGGTCGCGGTCTCGTCAGCGGCGATGATGGTGCACTCGCGGAAAGCCGTGAGGTCGCAACGCAACTCTTCGAGGGAGTAGAGGAAGTAAGGCATGCGCTGCTTGATCATGAACGGGTCAAAAGGGAGGTCGCCGCGCATGTGGGAGCGGTCGTGGATGAGGTCCCAAAGCACGAAGGTTTCCGTGGCCAGGTCCTGATTTTCCAAGAGTTCCTGAGCTTCTGCCGGCAACTCCAAGCGAGTGATAGCGGAAGCAGCCTTGACCACCTTGCGGTAACGAGCAGCTTCGCGGTCCTGGAAGATGGCGCCCCACGTGAAGGTGGGGATCTCGCGCATTGCCACGGACTCAGGGAACAACACGGCGGAGTTGGTGTCGTAGCCCGAGGTGAAGTCGATGAACTGCAAAGGAACGAACAAGCCGTTCGTGTAGGTCTTGGCCTCAAGGTCAGCAATGAACTCTGGCCAGATCACGGAAGCCAGCACAGCCTCAAAGTGGCGGTTGGTGGAGCCGTTCTGCGTGTACATCGGAAAAAGCACCAAGTGCACCAAGCCATTGACGCGCTGTTGCTGTGGCTGG
Encoded here:
- a CDS encoding DUF6421 family protein, which produces MSTGIVERNYTGADHESLAAHPAWISLKSATEKLQTLQDRSGAVPNADDHAEAKELVAVMASSVEALAPSLPHDAAYLEAVVVDLNKWVASGFVVPDFLDSLNQFQPQQQRVNGLVHLVLFPMYTQNGSTNRHFEAVLASVIWPEFIADLEAKTYTNGLFVPLQFIDFTSGYDTNSAVLFPESVAMREIPTFTWGAIFQDREAARYRKVVKAASAITRLELPAEAQELLENQDLATETFVLWDLIHDRSHMRGDLPFDPFMIKQRMPYFLYSLEELRCDLTAFRECTIIAADETATEEVRKRARLAQYAIIFDRIFRFALTGKRVRNYDALGGQLLFAWMHQHGVLHWTDTTLDFEWARVPEVINALGERIHDLYWRSIDRPKIVHWLAAYELISATLAPHPASVWAKGADALETTGAPGLMTDQVLDDEFPLSMFYEALSKKLVDVIESTEGMTGASSVEHAL
- a CDS encoding threonine aldolase family protein, which gives rise to MTGNMTHSETVIESVLHDVNYRSFASDNYSGVHPQILEALSRANGGHVSAYGADPYTHRFEEIIKGHFGEQAEVFTVFNGTGANVTALQAMLPRWGAVICTTNSHIHVDEGGAPEKVGGFKLLPIETPDGKLTPEFIDKEAWGWGDEHRSQPLVVELTQSTEVGTLYTPDEIKAITDHAHSKGMKVYADGARLSNAAAALGLGFKEFTTDVGLDAISLGGTKNGLMFGESIVVLTPDAAPGLAYGRKFNMQLASKLRFASAQLIEMFGTDLWLRNAQQANAMAQKLSNAVVQLDGIELTQKTEANAVFAKINPAVADKVRENYAFYDWDLQNEEVRWMCSFDTTEEDINGFVECLKSALGGAPRS